CATCGTGCAGGTCAAGGTCCAGTGGCCAACTGCCGAGCAGGGTCTGGTACAGCATCAGCTCATCGCCCGGGCTGGGCGCGACGCCATCGTCCAGCACGGCGCGCAGGGGCGTTGCCAGCTCGCGCCAATGCTCGAAACGGCTGGCCAGCCAGGGCCCGCGCTCGCTGAGCAGCGCCAGGCGGGCGCGGCAGTCTTCGCCACGCTTGTGGTCGTGGGTGGCGGTGGCCAGCAGGTTGTCGGGGAAGTCGCGCAGGCGGCGTTGTGCCTCGTTGTGGAACCAGGCGGGATCGGCGCTGAAGCGTTCGGCGTCGAAACCGACATCGTTGCGCGACAACAAGCGGCCGGAGCGATAGAACGCGGTGTCCTCCACCGCCTTGGCGGCGCTGGGCGCGGTCAACTGCTGAAAGCGCACGCAGGCGTGGCGCAGGTGCTTGCGTGGTTGGCCGGGGGGTAGCTGGCGCCAGGGCTGGCCGCCCAGCCATTGCTCAAGGTGATCGAGCAACGGCCAGTCGGCTTCACCCAGTGATGATCGCGCACCGGCCAGCGCCTGCTGGAAGCACGCTTCGTCCTCGGTTGGCCGGCCACCGGCATGGATGTAGGTGCGGTACACCGGATAGTGCTCGACCAGTGCTTGCAGTGCGCGACGGATGGCCCCCAGGGTGAGGTCGCGGGTCATCAGGTCGTCGCGGGCCACCTGCAGCAGGGCCTGGGCCACCGACTCGCAGTCGCCGGCAAGGCTGGCGTTGAGCACCAGGTGGCGGGCCTCGCGCACTTCGTCAGGGAAATCGGGGCGCTCGCTGACATCGCGCCACAGCTCGCTCAAGGGGGCCTCGCCAGCGGGATCGTGCTGCAGCAAGGACACTTGGTTCATGAACTCGTAGCCGGTGGTGCCATCGGTGAGCCAGTCACGGTGCAGGTGTTCGTCCGGGCCGAGAATCTTCTCCACGTAGATCGGGAAATGCTCGACGGCGGCCGGCATGGGCCGGTTGGCCAGCAACCGCTCGACGCGCCGTCGCAGGTTGCGGCAGTAGCGACGTGGGTCGGCAAGGCCGTCGATATGGTCGATACGCAGGCCATCCACCAGCCCCCGCTCGATCAGCGCGAACAACTTGGCGTGGGTCGCTTCGAACACTTCCGGGCGCTCCACCCGCAGGCCACCCAGTTCGTTGATGTCGAAGAAGCGTCGCCAGTTGATGTCGTCGGCGGCGGTGCGCCAGCTGGCCAGGCGGTAGACCTGGCGCTCGAGCAGCAGGTGCAGGCGCTTGAAGCCCGCCGCGTCGCGGCTGTCGAAGGCGGCGAGGGCACCCTCGAGTTGCACTCCGGCAGCGGCCAGGCGCGCCAGTTCGCGGTGCAGGGGCGGGGCGTCGGCCAGCGGCTCGGCGGCTTCGTGCAGGGCGCTGAAACGTTGGGCCAGGGCGTGCAGGCGAGGGTCCTCGGCCTGGCCGAGGATGCGCCCGTAGTCCAACGGGCAGATCGGGAACCGGTGTTGATGGTGGGCGACCTCGAACAGGCCTTGATCCGCGTCGAACGTCAGCGGGATTTCACCGTCGCGCAAGGCCACGCCGTAGTCGCTGCCGAGGAAGGGCAACAGCAATTGCCCGGCCAGCAGCGGGTCGCTGGAGTGCCACTGGATATCGAAGAACGTCGCGTATGGGCTGCGCCGCCCCCAGGCCAGCAGGCTCTGCCACCAAGGGTTGTCTGCACCGCCCACGGCCATGTGGTTGGACACGGTGTCGAGGATCAGCCCCATGCCATGCTGGCGCAGGGCGGCCACCAGGCGCTCCAGCGCCGCCTCGCCCCCCAGCTCGGGGTTGACCCGGGTCGGATCGACCACGTCATAGCCGTGGCGTGAGCCTGCGCGGGCGGTGAGGATCGGCGAGGCGTAGACATGGCTGATGCCGAGCCGGGCGAAATAGGGCACCAGCGGCACGGCGTCATCGAGGGTGAAGTCGCTGTGCAGTTGCAGGCGCAGGGTCGCGGTCAATGGCCTCATCGATCACGCTCCCAGGCCTGCTCGCGGGCCTGTGCCAGCAGCTCCAGGCGGCGGGCGGCGTCCTCGTCGTCGAGCAGGTCGCGCACCGGCGTCCTGAAGCGTCGTCGCCAGTTGGGGTGGCCCTCGGTGGTGCCGGGCAGGTTGGGTTGTTCGTCGCAGCCCAGCAGGTCTTCCAGGGGCACCAGCACCAGCGGGGCGCGGGTATGGCCGACGTAGCGTATCGCGGCGTCGATCAGTGCGCCGTCGTCCGCCAGGGGGCCGTAGTTCTGCTCCAGGGTGCGGCGCAGGCCGTCGCGCTCCAGTGCCCGCGCATGCCGCCAGTGCAGTTCTGCGGCGGCCTCGATCAGCTTCAGGCGGTGGCTCCAGTCGATATCGCGGCCCGCCAGCCAGCCGGCCAGGGGCGCAAGGTCATGGGTGCCGGTGGTGGCCAGGGCGTTGTCGGGCCAGTCGAGGATCGGTGTGAAATGCCCGGGCGCGGCCTGCTCGAAGGGCAGCACGCGCATGCCCAGCACGGCCTTGTCGGCCAGGCGTTCACGCAGGCCTTCGGGGACGGTGCCAAGGTCTTCACCGAGGATGATTGCCTGGTGGCGTACCGACTCCAGGGCCAGCAGGCGCAGCAGGTCGTCCAGCGGGTACTCCAGGTAGGCGCCCTCGCTGGGCTTGGCGCCACGGGGCACCAGCCACAGCCGGCGCAGGCCCATCACATGGTCGATGCGCAGGCCGCCGGCATGGGCCAGGTTGGCCCGCAGCATCTCGATGAAGGCGCGGTAGCCGTTGCGCTTGAGGCCTTCGGGCGAGAAGGCGCAGATGCCCCAGTCCTGCCCGGCGCGGTTGAGGATGTCCGGGGGCGCGCCGACCTTGAGGTCGGCCAGCAGCTCATCCTGGCGGCTCCAGGCCTGGCTGCCGGCACCGTCGGCGCCCACCGCCAGGTCGGCGATCAGGCCGATGGCCATGCCATTGCCGCGCGCGGCGTCCTGGGCCCGTTGCAGGCTGCGTTCGGTCAGCCACTGGCAGAAGGCATGGAACTCCACGCGGGCGGGGTAGGCATGGGCAAAGGCCTCGACTTCCGGGTGGTAGGGGTCGTGCCAGGCCGCTGGCCAGGTGCGCCAGTCGGACCCCAGGCCGTGTTCCATGGCATGGGCCTGCAGCACCTCGAAGCGGCAGTGGTGCTCGAGCTTTTCACCGCCACTGGCGCGGAACCGGTCGAAATCTTCGCGCAGTGGATGATTGCCCTGGCTGAAGTCCTGGTAGAGGGCTTCGAGCAAGCGCAGGCGGGCATCGGCGGCCCGTGGCCAGTCGACCAGCGGGCGCTGCTCCAGGTCTTCGAGTGTCTGCTCCAGGCCGCAGGCTTCGATCGCCATGCGTACGGCACGCTCGCCCAGCAGGGCGGCGGGGCTGGCGTACAGGGTGTTGAGCAGCAGGCGGCTGGAGGGCGAGTAGGGGCTGTAGTGCTGCTGGTCGATCACCGACAACGCGTGGATCGGGCTGATCGCCAAGGCTTCGGCGCCGCGCTCGGCGGCGTTGCGCGCCAATTGCTCCAGGGCCAGGCAGTCGCCGTAGCCGCCATCGCCGGGGCGACGCAGGCTGTACAACTGCACCGCCAGGCCCCAGCAGCGGGGCGGTGTTTGCTCCACGCGGTCTTGCAGGGCATGGCAGCGCAGGGGCGCCACCGCCACGGTGAAGCTTCGGCCGTCGATGTCCAGTTGGTGGTAACCCAGCGGCAGTTCGCCCGGCAGGCGGGCCTGGGCGTCCAGTTGCAGCGTTTGCTGGCTGCCGTCTTCCAGGGTGCAGCGCACCGTGCTGCCGGCACTGAAGTAGCGTTGCAGGTCGAGTGGCTGGCCACTGTCGACGGTGATCAAAGGTGGCAAGTGCTCGCTGTCCTGCGCCTGCGCGACCGCAAGCAGGCTGGCGTCGATGGCCGCGCGGTCATGGGCCGGGTGCCCGAGGCCTTGCAAGACCTGGCGCAACACGTCATCGCTGACCTGCTGCGGGCGGTTGTTGGCATCGACCCAGTCGCGGGCCAGGCCCATCTGGGCAGCCAGGCGATGGAGGGGCTGTTCGCTCATGGCATCTCCTGGTCGGGGGGCAGCAGGCTGACCACGCAACTGTGCGCGGCCAGCGTCGAGTCGGGGTGGGCGTTGTCGCTGCTGTCGTACAGGCGCTGCGCCAGGGGCGGCAGTTGCACCGGCTGCGGTTGCGTGTCGAGGTTGAGGTCGATGCGCAGCACGTGGCCATCGCCCAGTCGCCAGCGGGCGGTCAATGCCTTGTCGCCCAGCACGTCGGTGCCCAGGGCGCGGGTGCCGGGCAGGTGCGGGATGATGTGGCGCCTGCGCAGGTCGAGCAGTTGCTGATACAGGCCATGCCAGCCGGCCAGCACCTCCTTGTGGTGCAGCCTGGAGATGTCGAAGGTGGTTTCGGCATTGGGGTCGGGGATTCGCTCGCGCTGCCGCGGGTCGGTGAAGGCGCTGAAATGGGCGAACTCGCCGCGCCGGCCTTCGCGCACGGCATCGGCCAGTTCGTCATGGAAGTCGGTAAAGAACAGGAACGGCTCGCGGCTGCCGTCTTCATCGCCCATGAACAGCAGCGGGATCATCGGCGTCAGCAACAACAGCGCGGTGGCGGCGCGCAAGGCCTGCGGCGGGCACAGGCGGGTCAGGCGTTCGCCCAGGGCGCGATTACCGACCTGGTCATGGTTCTGCAGGAACAGCACGAACGCAGTGGGCGCCAGGTGCCCGCTGGGCTCGCCCCGGGGCACGCCATGGCGATCGGGCTGGCCCTGGAACGCGAAGCCTTCGGCGAGGCAGCGGGCCAGTTGCTCGATGGGGCGTTTCGCGTAGTCGGCGTAGTAGCCTTCGGTTTCGCCGGTCAGCAGCACGTGCAGGGCATTGTGGCCGTCATCGTTCCACTGGGCGTCGAAGCCTTGCTGCAGCAGCGAGGCCTGGTTGTGTTCGTTTTCCAGCACCAGCCAGACCTGGCGCCCCGGCTCGACGGCAGCGCGCACCCGCTGTGCCAGCTCGACCAGGAAATCCGGCTGGTCGATGGCGTGCACGGCGTCCAGGCGCAGCCCGTCGCAGCGGTAATCGCACAGCCACATCAGCGCGTTCTGGATGAAGTACTCGCGCACTTCGGGCTTGCGAAAGTCGATGGCCGCGCCCCAGGGCGTCTGCCGGTCATCGCGAAAGAACGGGCTGGCATAGCGGTGCAGGTAGTTGCCGTCGGGCCCGAAGTGGTTGTAGACCACGTCCACCAGCACCATCAGGCCGTGGCCATGGGCAGCGTCGACCAGCGCGCAGAATTCCAGCGGCGTGCCGTAGCTGTGCTGAGGCGCGAAGGGCAGCACGCCGTCATAGCCCCAGTTGCGCTCGCCTGGGAACTGCCCCAGGGGCATCAGCTCGATGGCGCTGATGCCGAGCGCGGCCAGGCGTGGCACTACCTCGGCGACACCGGGGTAACCGCCGAGCAGGCCGACGTGCAGCTCCTGGATCACGGCTTCATGCCAGGGCCGGCCCTGCCATGGGTGTTGCCAGGCGTAGCCGCTCAGGTCCACCAGCGCGCTTGGGCCCTGTACGCCTTCGGGCTGGTAGCGCGAGGCCGGGTCGGCCACCTGCAGTTCATCGTCGATCTGAA
This genomic stretch from Pseudomonas entomophila L48 harbors:
- a CDS encoding malto-oligosyltrehalose synthase, producing MRPLTATLRLQLHSDFTLDDAVPLVPYFARLGISHVYASPILTARAGSRHGYDVVDPTRVNPELGGEAALERLVAALRQHGMGLILDTVSNHMAVGGADNPWWQSLLAWGRRSPYATFFDIQWHSSDPLLAGQLLLPFLGSDYGVALRDGEIPLTFDADQGLFEVAHHQHRFPICPLDYGRILGQAEDPRLHALAQRFSALHEAAEPLADAPPLHRELARLAAAGVQLEGALAAFDSRDAAGFKRLHLLLERQVYRLASWRTAADDINWRRFFDINELGGLRVERPEVFEATHAKLFALIERGLVDGLRIDHIDGLADPRRYCRNLRRRVERLLANRPMPAAVEHFPIYVEKILGPDEHLHRDWLTDGTTGYEFMNQVSLLQHDPAGEAPLSELWRDVSERPDFPDEVREARHLVLNASLAGDCESVAQALLQVARDDLMTRDLTLGAIRRALQALVEHYPVYRTYIHAGGRPTEDEACFQQALAGARSSLGEADWPLLDHLEQWLGGQPWRQLPPGQPRKHLRHACVRFQQLTAPSAAKAVEDTAFYRSGRLLSRNDVGFDAERFSADPAWFHNEAQRRLRDFPDNLLATATHDHKRGEDCRARLALLSERGPWLASRFEHWRELATPLRAVLDDGVAPSPGDELMLYQTLLGSWPLDLDLHDAVALRAYAERIRQWQCKALREAKLRSSWAAPNEAYEQACAGYVDGLLLDDENQQLRQSLHDAARRLDCPGALNGLAQCLLRMTTPGVPDLYQGNEFWDLSLVDPDNRRPVDYAARRASLDDSAPAAELLAHWRDGRIKQALIARVLDCRQAHPELFQRGAYLPLTVRGRHADKVLAFARLGEGERAVIVVPRLASALLGNTSTPLIPAQNWDDTRLTLPFALSPANCSGLFAGAAVTPSRELLLSTVLAEFPVNVLIDHA
- the malQ gene encoding 4-alpha-glucanotransferase, whose amino-acid sequence is MSEQPLHRLAAQMGLARDWVDANNRPQQVSDDVLRQVLQGLGHPAHDRAAIDASLLAVAQAQDSEHLPPLITVDSGQPLDLQRYFSAGSTVRCTLEDGSQQTLQLDAQARLPGELPLGYHQLDIDGRSFTVAVAPLRCHALQDRVEQTPPRCWGLAVQLYSLRRPGDGGYGDCLALEQLARNAAERGAEALAISPIHALSVIDQQHYSPYSPSSRLLLNTLYASPAALLGERAVRMAIEACGLEQTLEDLEQRPLVDWPRAADARLRLLEALYQDFSQGNHPLREDFDRFRASGGEKLEHHCRFEVLQAHAMEHGLGSDWRTWPAAWHDPYHPEVEAFAHAYPARVEFHAFCQWLTERSLQRAQDAARGNGMAIGLIADLAVGADGAGSQAWSRQDELLADLKVGAPPDILNRAGQDWGICAFSPEGLKRNGYRAFIEMLRANLAHAGGLRIDHVMGLRRLWLVPRGAKPSEGAYLEYPLDDLLRLLALESVRHQAIILGEDLGTVPEGLRERLADKAVLGMRVLPFEQAAPGHFTPILDWPDNALATTGTHDLAPLAGWLAGRDIDWSHRLKLIEAAAELHWRHARALERDGLRRTLEQNYGPLADDGALIDAAIRYVGHTRAPLVLVPLEDLLGCDEQPNLPGTTEGHPNWRRRFRTPVRDLLDDEDAARRLELLAQAREQAWERDR
- the treZ gene encoding malto-oligosyltrehalose trehalohydrolase yields the protein MHRHGAQLLDATSARFALWAPDARSVSVEIGQRPPVELLAEGDGWYSVVTACQAGDRYHFQIDDELQVADPASRYQPEGVQGPSALVDLSGYAWQHPWQGRPWHEAVIQELHVGLLGGYPGVAEVVPRLAALGISAIELMPLGQFPGERNWGYDGVLPFAPQHSYGTPLEFCALVDAAHGHGLMVLVDVVYNHFGPDGNYLHRYASPFFRDDRQTPWGAAIDFRKPEVREYFIQNALMWLCDYRCDGLRLDAVHAIDQPDFLVELAQRVRAAVEPGRQVWLVLENEHNQASLLQQGFDAQWNDDGHNALHVLLTGETEGYYADYAKRPIEQLARCLAEGFAFQGQPDRHGVPRGEPSGHLAPTAFVLFLQNHDQVGNRALGERLTRLCPPQALRAATALLLLTPMIPLLFMGDEDGSREPFLFFTDFHDELADAVREGRRGEFAHFSAFTDPRQRERIPDPNAETTFDISRLHHKEVLAGWHGLYQQLLDLRRRHIIPHLPGTRALGTDVLGDKALTARWRLGDGHVLRIDLNLDTQPQPVQLPPLAQRLYDSSDNAHPDSTLAAHSCVVSLLPPDQEMP